In Deltaproteobacteria bacterium, a single genomic region encodes these proteins:
- the hflX gene encoding GTPase HflX, whose amino-acid sequence MRKVYGNTNGLRASQIKALERVYRRRVPPHLIITPELARYLTELSLEIRRQIGIIINRKGEIVFTIVGDDKEILIPDLSRYRGGRGRLRGLMCIHTHLKGEDLSQDDLTDLALLRLDLMAALEVNPQGLPGKVFLGYLLPGNEQEGVWRVEEYRGLADLNLNLLDFIHSLEDELQKGFGVLQVDGKERAILVSVVPHGRPYPIEDSLEELKELTLSTDLEVIDVVVQRPKKIHPKYLMGEGKLKDLIIKGLQSGADIIVFNHNLSPAQVNAIAEVTDLKVIDRTQLILDIFAKRAHSRDGKVRVELAQLKYLLPRLTGKGTAMSRLMGGIGGRGPGETKLEIDRRRIKDRIHHLEKQLEHLGKGRWQRRTKRLKQGLPIVSIVGYTNAGKSTLLNALTNSEVEVQDKLFATLDTSSRRLRFPKEREVIITDTVGFIRNLPLDLLGAFHSTLDELHDADLLLHVIDMGNPRFEDQMVSVEELLKELDLWHIPLLRVFNKEDTVGSEFAEKVCQRFGGVSICALDRETFFALLQKIEDILWGKKEGVKGVFNGGNDKGDHRELAGPLLLR is encoded by the coding sequence ATTAGAAAGGTATACGGTAATACCAACGGCCTTAGAGCGAGTCAGATAAAGGCCTTAGAAAGGGTCTACAGACGGAGGGTCCCTCCCCATCTTATCATTACCCCTGAACTTGCTCGTTACCTCACTGAACTTTCCCTGGAGATAAGGCGCCAGATAGGGATTATCATAAACCGCAAAGGGGAGATCGTCTTCACCATTGTCGGGGATGATAAAGAGATCCTCATCCCCGACCTCAGCAGGTACCGGGGGGGGAGAGGCCGGCTCCGGGGATTGATGTGTATCCACACACACCTGAAGGGAGAGGACCTCTCCCAGGATGACCTCACCGACCTGGCCCTCTTAAGGCTTGACCTCATGGCCGCCCTGGAAGTAAATCCTCAGGGGCTTCCCGGAAAGGTCTTTTTGGGATACCTGCTGCCCGGGAACGAACAGGAGGGAGTGTGGCGGGTGGAAGAGTATAGAGGCCTCGCTGACCTCAACCTCAACTTGCTCGACTTTATCCACTCCCTGGAGGATGAGCTCCAAAAGGGTTTTGGGGTCCTTCAGGTGGACGGCAAGGAGAGGGCCATTCTGGTAAGCGTTGTTCCGCATGGGAGGCCTTACCCCATTGAAGACTCCCTGGAGGAGTTAAAAGAGCTGACCCTTTCCACCGACCTCGAGGTCATCGATGTGGTGGTGCAACGCCCCAAGAAGATCCACCCCAAATATCTCATGGGGGAGGGTAAGCTCAAGGATCTGATCATAAAAGGGCTTCAATCGGGTGCGGACATCATCGTCTTTAACCACAATCTCTCTCCTGCCCAAGTAAACGCTATCGCCGAGGTGACCGACCTCAAAGTCATCGATCGCACCCAGCTCATTCTCGATATCTTCGCCAAAAGGGCCCATAGCAGAGATGGAAAGGTGAGGGTTGAACTGGCCCAACTGAAGTACCTCCTTCCCAGGTTGACAGGGAAGGGGACCGCCATGTCCAGATTGATGGGTGGAATAGGGGGAAGGGGGCCAGGAGAGACCAAGTTGGAGATCGATCGACGGCGTATCAAGGACAGGATCCATCACCTGGAAAAGCAACTAGAGCATCTGGGCAAAGGGAGGTGGCAAAGACGCACCAAGAGGCTAAAACAAGGTCTCCCCATTGTCTCCATTGTGGGTTATACCAATGCCGGCAAGTCCACCCTCTTGAACGCCTTGACCAACAGCGAGGTAGAGGTGCAAGATAAGCTCTTCGCCACCCTGGATACCTCCAGTCGTCGCCTCAGATTTCCCAAAGAGAGGGAGGTGATCATCACCGACACAGTAGGCTTTATCCGAAATCTCCCTCTTGACCTCCTGGGGGCCTTCCACTCCACGTTGGATGAGCTGCACGATGCGGATCTCCTTCTGCATGTGATAGATATGGGTAATCCCAGGTTTGAGGACCAAATGGTCTCTGTAGAAGAACTGTTAAAGGAATTGGACCTCTGGCACATCCCCCTTTTACGGGTCTTCAACAAAGAGGACACGGTGGGATCTGAATTTGCCGAGAAGGTCTGCCAGCGCTTTGGGGGGGTATCTATATGTGCCCTGGATAGAGAAACCTTCTTCGCCTTGCTCCAGAAGATCGAGGATATCCTCTGGGGGAAAAAAGAGGGGGTGAAAGGAGTGTTCAATGGAGGAAATGA
- the scpB gene encoding SMC-Scp complex subunit ScpB: MQKEELKRIVESLLFIHPHPLSLDNIWKIVGNEVKKGVIKEVLAELLAEYRQMGRSFHLVEAGQGYQFRTKAEYAPWIQRLRKTRPIKLSQAALETLAIVAYRQPIVRAEIERIRGVDSGWVLNSLLEKGLIKILGRKDAPGRPLVYGTTRRFLEVFGLRDLKGLPTLQELESLKGEEG, translated from the coding sequence TTGCAGAAGGAGGAGCTCAAACGGATAGTAGAATCCCTCCTGTTCATCCATCCCCATCCCCTGAGCCTGGATAATATATGGAAGATAGTGGGGAATGAGGTGAAAAAGGGGGTGATCAAAGAGGTCCTTGCGGAACTCCTGGCCGAGTATAGGCAGATGGGGAGGAGTTTCCACTTGGTAGAGGCGGGACAGGGGTATCAATTCCGCACCAAGGCCGAATATGCCCCCTGGATTCAGAGGTTGAGGAAAACAAGACCGATAAAGCTCAGCCAAGCTGCTTTGGAGACCTTGGCCATTGTCGCCTACCGCCAACCCATTGTCAGGGCCGAGATCGAGCGGATCAGGGGGGTAGACTCGGGGTGGGTGTTGAACTCCCTGTTGGAGAAGGGACTTATCAAGATCTTGGGAAGGAAGGATGCCCCAGGCAGACCCCTGGTATATGGAACCACCAGACGATTTCTAGAGGTCTTTGGGCTGCGGGACCTGAAGGGACTACCCACCCTTCAGGAGTTGGAATCCCTTAAAGGGGAAGAGGGATAG
- the hfq gene encoding RNA chaperone Hfq: protein MRGPINIQDQFLNRVRRDRIWLTVELISGEKLHGTVSGFDNFCIHLKGNGEQLIYKHAIAVISPMEREE, encoded by the coding sequence TTGAGGGGACCCATCAATATCCAAGATCAATTCCTCAACAGGGTGCGCAGAGACAGGATATGGCTGACGGTGGAGCTGATCTCAGGTGAAAAGCTTCATGGAACTGTTTCTGGATTCGACAATTTCTGCATCCACCTAAAGGGGAATGGAGAGCAACTGATTTACAAACACGCCATCGCCGTCATATCACCTATGGAGAGGGAGGAATAG
- the miaA gene encoding tRNA (adenosine(37)-N6)-dimethylallyltransferase MiaA: MGRPKIVVITGPTASGKSALALEVAGHFGGEIISADSMQVYKYMDIGTAKPPLEERRLTRHHLIDLLYPDEAFSAALFREEAQRVIADLNKRGRRVVVGGGTGLYIKALTSGLIKGGEVDNAIRERLRSEVQKEGRQRLYQRLREVDPITASKLHPHDTYRIIRALEVYERVGRPISVLRQRHLFQEEPYRVLKIGLILERGELYRCIDRRVDEMIQRGLKEEVRRLLEMGYSPSLKTMQALGYKQMVEHLLEYCDLSEAIRRIKRDTRRYAKRQITWFTADTQIYWAEYPRDRDLIFRMIKGFWEN; encoded by the coding sequence GTGGGCAGGCCCAAAATTGTGGTGATAACTGGCCCTACCGCCAGCGGCAAGAGCGCCTTGGCATTGGAGGTGGCAGGGCACTTCGGGGGGGAGATTATCAGTGCCGACTCTATGCAGGTCTATAAGTATATGGATATCGGCACTGCCAAACCTCCTCTCGAAGAAAGGAGGTTAACAAGGCATCACCTCATCGATCTCCTCTACCCCGATGAGGCCTTTAGCGCCGCCCTCTTCCGAGAGGAGGCCCAGAGGGTGATAGCGGATTTGAACAAGAGAGGAAGAAGGGTAGTGGTGGGGGGAGGTACAGGCCTCTATATCAAGGCCTTGACCTCAGGGCTGATCAAGGGGGGGGAGGTGGATAACGCCATCAGGGAGCGGCTGCGATCGGAGGTACAAAAAGAGGGGAGGCAGCGGCTTTACCAGCGCCTGAGGGAGGTGGACCCGATTACCGCTTCCAAACTTCACCCCCATGATACCTACCGCATAATCAGGGCGCTGGAGGTCTATGAGAGGGTAGGTCGTCCCATTTCGGTCCTTCGTCAGAGGCACCTTTTCCAAGAGGAGCCGTATCGAGTGCTGAAGATAGGTTTGATCCTGGAGCGGGGGGAGTTATACAGGTGCATCGACCGGAGGGTCGATGAGATGATCCAGCGGGGGTTGAAGGAGGAGGTACGGCGACTCCTTGAGATGGGCTATTCCCCCTCCCTCAAGACGATGCAGGCCCTGGGCTACAAACAGATGGTAGAGCATCTCCTGGAATATTGTGACCTTTCCGAGGCCATTAGGCGCATAAAGAGGGACACCAGGAGATATGCCAAGAGGCAGATCACCTGGTTTACGGCCGATACCCAGATTTACTGGGCTGAATACCCCAGGGATAGAGACCTCATATTTAGGATGATCAAGGGGTTTTGGGAGAATTAA